One Citrobacter amalonaticus genomic window carries:
- the arnA gene encoding bifunctional UDP-4-amino-4-deoxy-L-arabinose formyltransferase/UDP-glucuronic acid oxidase ArnA — protein MKAVVFAYHDMGCLGVQAVLDAGYDIAAIFTHADNPGENAFFGSVSRLAADAGIPVYAPDDVNHPIWAERISQLAPDVIFSFYYRHLLSDAILELAPAGAFNLHGSLLPKYRGRAPLNWVLVNGESETGVTLHRMVKRADAGAIIEQQRVAISPDDTALTLHHKLCQTARRVLEQALPAIKRRETHDVAQNESDATYFGRRTPEDSFLTWNRPATTLHNMVRAVAAPWPGAFSYSGTQKFTIWSSRVHPQTQTAQPGTVISVAPLLIACAEGALEVVTGQAGNGITMQGAQLAQVLGLVAGSRLNSQSLATSKRRTRVLILGVNGFIGNHLTERLLREDHYEIYGLDIGSDAIGRFLNHPRFHFVEGDISIHSEWIEYHVKKCDVVLPLVAIATPIEYTRNPLRVFELDFEENLKIIRYCVKYRKRIIFPSTSEVYGMCTDKVFDEDSSNLIVGPVNKPRWIYSVSKQLLDRVIWAYGEKEGLRFTLFRPFNWMGPRLDSLNSARIGSSRAITQLILNLVEGSPIKLIEGGKQKRCFTDIRDGIEALYRIIENAGGRCDGEIINIGNPENEASIKELAEMLLESFDKHPLRNHFPPFAGLRVVESSSYYGKGYQDVEHRKPNIRNAKRCLDWEPTIDMRETVDETLDFFLRSVDLTEHSS, from the coding sequence ATGAAAGCCGTTGTCTTCGCGTATCACGATATGGGGTGTCTGGGCGTACAGGCCGTGCTCGACGCCGGTTATGACATTGCCGCCATTTTTACACATGCGGATAACCCAGGAGAAAACGCATTTTTTGGCTCCGTTTCTCGCCTGGCCGCTGATGCGGGGATCCCGGTCTACGCCCCTGATGACGTCAACCACCCCATCTGGGCCGAGCGTATCAGTCAACTCGCTCCCGACGTTATTTTCTCTTTCTATTACCGTCATCTGCTCAGCGATGCGATTCTGGAACTGGCCCCGGCTGGCGCATTCAACCTGCACGGTTCACTCCTGCCGAAGTATCGCGGTCGCGCCCCGCTGAACTGGGTGTTGGTGAATGGCGAAAGTGAAACCGGCGTGACGCTGCACCGCATGGTCAAACGCGCCGATGCAGGCGCCATTATCGAGCAACAGCGTGTCGCTATTTCGCCTGACGATACGGCCCTTACGCTACATCATAAGCTTTGCCAGACCGCCCGACGGGTGCTGGAACAGGCATTGCCCGCGATCAAACGCAGAGAGACCCACGACGTTGCGCAGAACGAGAGCGACGCAACGTACTTTGGTCGTCGCACGCCTGAAGACAGTTTCCTGACATGGAACCGACCAGCAACGACGCTGCACAACATGGTGCGGGCGGTCGCAGCCCCCTGGCCGGGCGCGTTCAGCTATTCCGGCACGCAAAAATTCACCATCTGGTCATCCCGCGTCCACCCGCAGACCCAGACCGCGCAACCGGGTACCGTGATTTCCGTCGCCCCCCTGCTGATCGCTTGTGCCGAAGGCGCGCTGGAGGTCGTGACCGGACAGGCGGGTAACGGCATCACCATGCAGGGGGCACAGTTAGCGCAGGTTCTTGGCCTGGTTGCGGGTTCTCGTTTAAACAGTCAGTCGCTGGCAACCAGTAAGCGCCGTACCCGTGTGCTGATCCTCGGCGTGAATGGCTTTATTGGCAACCATCTTACCGAACGCCTGTTGCGCGAAGACCACTACGAAATCTATGGTCTGGATATCGGCAGCGATGCGATTGGTCGCTTCCTCAACCATCCGCGTTTTCATTTTGTGGAAGGCGACATCAGCATTCACTCTGAATGGATCGAATATCACGTTAAGAAATGCGACGTGGTGCTGCCGCTGGTGGCCATTGCCACGCCTATTGAATATACCCGCAACCCACTGCGCGTCTTTGAACTGGATTTTGAAGAAAACCTGAAAATCATTCGCTACTGTGTGAAATACCGTAAACGGATCATTTTCCCATCGACTTCTGAAGTGTACGGGATGTGTACCGACAAAGTGTTTGATGAAGACAGCTCGAATCTGATTGTCGGGCCGGTCAATAAACCCCGCTGGATTTACTCGGTGTCCAAACAGCTTCTCGACCGCGTCATTTGGGCCTATGGTGAAAAAGAAGGGCTTCGCTTTACCCTCTTCCGCCCGTTCAACTGGATGGGGCCGCGACTCGACAGCCTGAATTCCGCGCGAATTGGCAGCTCACGCGCCATTACGCAGTTGATCCTTAACCTGGTGGAAGGCTCGCCAATTAAGCTGATTGAAGGCGGAAAACAAAAACGCTGCTTTACGGATATCCGCGACGGTATCGAAGCGCTGTACCGGATCATTGAAAATGCGGGCGGCCGCTGTGACGGTGAAATCATCAACATCGGCAACCCAGAAAACGAAGCCAGCATCAAGGAACTGGCGGAAATGCTGCTGGAGAGTTTCGACAAACATCCACTGCGCAATCATTTTCCACCGTTTGCCGGGTTACGGGTGGTTGAGAGCAGCAGCTATTATGGCAAAGGCTATCAGGATGTGGAGCACCGTAAGCCCAACATTCGTAATGCAAAACGTTGCCTGGACTGGGAGCCTACCATTGATATGCGCGAAACGGTTGACGAGACGCTGGATTTCTTCCTGCGCAGTGTAGATCTCACGGAACATTCATCATGA
- the arnC gene encoding undecaprenyl-phosphate 4-deoxy-4-formamido-L-arabinose transferase produces the protein MFEALPITKVSVVIPVYNEQESLPELLRRTTAACESLGKDYEILLIDDGSSDHSAQLLINASEAEGSHIVSILLNRNYGQHSAIMAGFSHVTGDLIITLDADLQNPPEEIPRLVAKADEGYDVVGTVRQNRQDSLFRKTASKMINHLIQRTTGKAMGDYGCMLRAYRRHIIDAMLHCHERSTFIPILANIFARRATEIPVHHAEREFGDSKYSFMRLINLMYDLVTCLTTTPLRMLSLLGSVIAVTGFTLSILLVILRLTLGPQWAAEGVFMLFAVLFTFIGAQFIGMGLLGEYIGRIYNDVRARPRYFVQQVIRPESPHSTQENQQ, from the coding sequence ATGTTTGAAGCCCTTCCGATTACGAAAGTGTCGGTGGTGATCCCTGTCTACAACGAACAGGAAAGCCTGCCGGAACTGCTCAGGCGAACCACTGCGGCCTGCGAGAGTCTGGGAAAAGACTATGAAATCCTGTTGATTGATGACGGTAGCAGCGACCACTCCGCCCAGTTGTTGATCAACGCATCAGAAGCCGAAGGCAGCCACATCGTTTCGATTTTACTGAATCGCAACTATGGGCAGCATTCCGCCATCATGGCGGGGTTCAGTCACGTCACCGGCGACCTGATCATTACGCTCGATGCCGATCTGCAAAACCCGCCGGAAGAGATCCCGCGTCTGGTGGCAAAAGCCGATGAAGGGTATGACGTCGTTGGCACCGTGCGCCAGAATCGTCAGGACAGTCTGTTCCGTAAGACCGCCTCGAAGATGATCAACCATCTGATTCAACGCACCACGGGCAAAGCGATGGGCGACTACGGCTGCATGCTTCGCGCCTATCGCCGTCACATTATTGATGCCATGCTGCATTGTCACGAACGCAGCACATTTATCCCGATTCTGGCGAATATTTTTGCCCGCCGCGCCACGGAGATCCCCGTTCATCACGCGGAACGTGAATTTGGTGATTCCAAATACAGCTTTATGCGGCTGATTAACCTGATGTACGACCTGGTGACCTGCCTGACGACGACGCCTCTGCGCATGCTGAGCCTGCTCGGCAGCGTCATTGCCGTTACCGGATTTACCCTGTCGATACTCCTCGTCATTCTCCGCCTGACGCTGGGGCCACAATGGGCGGCAGAAGGGGTATTCATGCTGTTTGCCGTTCTGTTTACTTTTATCGGCGCACAGTTCATCGGCATGGGATTACTCGGCGAATATATCGGTCGAATTTACAACGATGTCCGTGCCCGCCCCCGCTATTTCGTCCAGCAAGTTATTCGTCCGGAAAGCCCGCACTCTACACAGGAAAATCAACAATGA